The sequence below is a genomic window from Mus musculus strain C57BL/6J chromosome 4, GRCm38.p6 C57BL/6J.
TACGGCGTAAAAGATAATGCGTTAGTTTTGAGCCTAGTACTTAGAGGCTATCTCAGAGATGGTTTCCGTTGTTCTATTAACATATAGTAACATACTAAAGAGCGAGGCCGTGGTGacccacgcctttaattccagcacttgggagggttcgaggccagcctggtctacagagtgagttccaagacagcctggaacagctacacagagaaaccctgcctcaaaaaaaacaaaaccaaaaaccaaaaaaaactgcTCTCCTGAAAACTAATTCACTCTCATGACCTTCTTGCTTCCCACGAGGCACCTCTCCTCTAAGGACCCGGCACCTCAGCACAGCCATGCTGGACACCAAGCTTTCAGCACATGGACTCCAAGGATACACTCCGACAGCACttaaactgaagcagagatgtcCCTATCTTCTGCTGCTGCCTCTACGCTAGACTGCTCTGTGATGACAGCTGGTACCCCAGCTGAGAAGACAACTAGCCTCTTGATATGTGACAGGCCATCAGAGGCCAGCCAAGCACAGCCAAGATCCTCAGTGCCACAGCCAGCCCAGGAGAGGGCAGACGCACCTGATGGATCTCAGCAAATCGATGTGAGGTTATTAATCTCAAGCTGAAACGAGTATTTACTGATGGCTGTCACCTGGGCCTTGTGATGGAATGTTAATAAAGTAATTcacagagctggggagatagccAAGTGGCAGGACACTTGCCTAATACAGATGAGGCGTTTAATCCTCTGCacagcaaaacaaacataaataaacagaCAGTAACTCATATCGCTCTTGAAGAAACAAGAAGCTACGGCAGGCAGCGGGAATGGATCTGAGCATGCCTGAGGCCCTCAAACCAAACAGTTTTGGAGTTCTAGCTGCCTGTGAGGCAGGGACCTGAGAGGAGCCTGGACAAGCGACTAAGCTCTCATCTCAAAAAAAATCTTCCCAAACCTCCCAAAACAACAGGGGTTGGGTTCAAGCAATAAAGGGCTTGTTAGGCACTCAATCACGAGgtcctgaatttcatctccagcacctacataaaaaaaaaaaaagccaggcacagtgggcaCAAGTCCATAATCCAAGCACTGGGcagggcaggcagagacaggagactatCAACGgatctctggccagccagtctctCCAAATCCATAatctccaggttcactgagagaccctgccttagaaCAAGGTGGGGAGGGGTTAAGAGAGCTGACTCTAATCTCAGGCTTCACTTGCACGCACATacaacctccccctccccactctgcgcatgcacacacattgagTTGGGaacgcacacctttaaccccggCCCTGGGGAAGCAGAGCTAGCCAGTCTAGCTCAATCAGCAAGCTCTAAATTCTGTATGTGGCCCCAGTTCAAAAGGTAaggtgggctgggcagtggtggtgcacgcctttaatcccagcacttgggaggcagaggcaggtggatttctgagttcagggccagccaggtctacagagtgagttccaggacagccaggaaaaaaggaaaggtggAAAGCTATTGGGGATGACACTAGATATTGAGCACAGGCTTccacatgttcacatacacacatgtgcaccttcaCAGGCcaaccaataaaaacaaacaacaaaagacaggGAAACTGCTAAATGTGGACAGATATTGAGACTGGTCGTTGATGTTCGGTGTACTGTTAgttggggtaggggttggggcTAGCGATTAGTCTGAGCGCTTGCCTCACGTGCAGCCGTTGGATACCAAACATTTGATCCCCAGTGGTGCTCCCCTCAaccccaaaagaagaaaaggagttgTTAAACAGTAAGGCTTTCAAGGTCTCACTTCTTTCTCCTTACGAAACCAGGGTTTGCTAATGCCAGCCCTGTCCCTTCCAGCATTACCTCTATCCACTTCCCATACAAAGTGCCTGTTGCAGAGCTGGGAGAAACAGAAGggccataagttcaaggccagcctgggctataggtgaccctgtctctaaaaaaggCAGCATCTCCACAGAACTCTAGTCTACAGAGGAACTGGGGTGCCTGCCGACCTCTGAGCAAGCTCTCCAGGTCTTGTTGGAAGGTCCCTCATGCCAGTCCTGAGCACACCCAAGTCAGGTTCTAGACGCTGTGTCCCAAGGGAGGGCAGAGTGGAAGGAGGTAAGGTGTGGAGGGAGTCCAGAGACTGCCTGGGGTCTGGAAACAGAGAGAACAAAGTGCATTGGGACCCACCCTGTGCTCTGGGGAGCTCGGGTTCCCTTCCAtccccagaggaggaggaggctgctggAAGCTGATCTCTCAGTGTACAAGGGGCAGTCTTTGTCCTTTGTCACACTAGTGACCTGTCTCAGATATCCAGCCATCTCAGCTAGGCTCTCAACCCTCCAAGCAACAGAGTTAAGTTACAGTGAGCTCCTACATCGTGTCCTGTCCCAACATGGAGGTGACGGATGGGTGTGGAATCTCAGACAGAACTGTTCTGAACGCCGCGGCTACCAGACCAGTGTCGCCATGATACACTTGTGTTTGGTCCACACAGCCTGTCACCGGCACTGCTGGCTGCATCGGCTCAGGCTGTAAGTGCCGCCATGATTCACTTTTGTTTGGTCCACACAGCCTATCGCCTGCACTGCTGGCTGCCGAGGTCGCACCGCCTCAGGCTGTAAGTGTCCCTCCCCAGCGCTTTATGTCAAAAAGCTCGTAGCTTTCTGGGGCAGTCTTTGAGTTTAACTGAAATTTACTTCTACAGCACCCATCTTTTGAGTGTAAAAGACACTGTGATGCAAACATTAACTCATGACTACAACTTCAGAAGAGCACTGTGACTCTGCAGTTCTTTCCCGTCTCCAGTCGCCCAGTCTAAAGCCACATTGGCCTACTGTCAAATGACGGGTTCGGCCAGACCACCTCTCACAACCGCTGCTATTTCTTTTGAACTGGTGGCTTCCTATATCTTGTTCTGATGATGCTTCAAGTGTTTTAAATAGTGTAGATTTTGAAGGGGTCTGTTTTTTAGTACCTCATCTGAAAGTGCAGTAATTATTCTCTATGAGCCTCCTACAGTCTTCAGCCCCAAGCCCTACTAATGAAACCACTGAGGTGAATAGGGcccgggggtggggtggactAGTATTTTATGATGAAGGTTTACTTACAGGTCACCAAGACAACACAAAGAATTCAGAAAACGCGTGCAGCAGTTAGCGGTGATTCTCATTGGTCTGCAGGCTGACTCGGTTCACACTCAGTGTGGCTCACCCTGCCTGGGGCAAGGGTGGCTTGTGGGCTCTGAGCCTAGGTATCTCACTGACTGCTGCTGTCTGTTCCTTGAACAACTCAAATTTTTCTGAGCCTTGGCTTCTGCGTTATTAACATGGGGACCCCAGGCCTGGTGACAAGTGTCTCTGGTACCAGCACTtagcaggctgaggcagaaagactgccaaaacaaaacaaaacaaaaaaaggtattCATACACTTACCTAATTGCAAATATTAAGTTCTGTGgtttggttcttttcttttcttttttttttttctttttgtttttccgagacagggtttctctgtgtggccctggctgtcctggaactcactttgtagaccaggctggcctcaaactcagaaatctgcctgcctctgcctcccaagtgctgggattaaaggtgtgcaccaccacacccggctaggtTATTTTCTATTCTTACTTTGAGTTAATACTTCTTACTGTAATTTGTGTGTTGTTTCATACCTTTGACTGAATCATGGTGGAGGTTCTGCAGGCTGCCTTGCGACTGCTCTCGGCGGCACCTGGTACAAGGTCGGGGCTGAGGTACTGACAGCTGCGTGTTATGTTTCACTGGCGAGCTAGCCATCCACCTTTTGCTTAGTTTAAGACCGAATTTGAATCTGGTTCCTGGAAGTCCTAAAGGTGCCCCTCCCTGTGTCCGTGCAGCCAGGTGACAGTGCTCCTGTTGGGGATCAGCACCCTGACCCTCCAGTTCTACGTGCTGTTACGGTAAGTCAGCCCAGGCAGCCTTACCTGTGGGAGTCATGCGGGTGCTCCCTGGGACTCCTGTTACACGCCTAACTGCCGCCTGCCCCATTGTTTCCGTTCCTGTTACTGGTGGCAGACGTGTCCGCCCCTTCGCATACCTGGAAACCTCAGTGCAACAAACGTTGCAGAGAATCGGGCAGATTCAGTTTAAGTTTTAACAAACATTTACTTCCATGTAAGAGGTCATTAGATGGGAGACAGTGAGGGCGTCACCAATAACTCAATTGATGGATTCCCTAGAGTCCAGTCCCAAGGGCCTAGTGTGAGCTAATGTCTGCAGGGCCGAGGGCAAGGCATGCACGCTCAGTCAACTGGATTCTGAACTGATGTGCGACTTCAGATTCAGGGTGGGAGCTTAGTCTGCAAGCTAGAGACAACCGGCACTGCGGAAGCAAAGCAAACACAACCTGCTTGCCCAAAATAAAGAGTCTCTGTCTTAAAAATGTGGAGATTCTACATAAATCTGAAAACTGAGAAGCCACTGACGTGAGGATAAAAAGAGGAGGCCCGAGCTGGTGCTAAACGCATAGCGCAGGTCTAGCACAGGTCTGTGTGTGGTACATTGTAATTCTTTACTCCCAATGGTCAGAATTTCTATAACATACTTTTACCAAAACCATTAAATTAGGATTACATAACACGCATGCTCATTATCAGGCTGCCAGGAGCCAGACAGAGCATGAGGGAGCTCCTGGTGTGCCCAGGCCTTGGAGAATTCGCTGCTGAGTAACTGTGGATTGCTTTTCAGGCCCAGGTCCTCCCGGTTCTGCAGCCAGCCCCTCCTGGCCAACCTGGTCGGTAGCATGGTCTTCACCCTGCTCACACTTGGTAAGTAGGTGTAGAGTTACCTGAAAGCACCCGGTAGGTGTTATTATTTGATACACTCTGTAGGGATCAAAGAGGCGAAGAGAAGGTTTTCTGCTCTGTATGTGTTCACacaagagaaaaaccacactgaaaAGTCTGACGGCAGGCCTGGGTTGCAGCTCCATGGCACAGAGCTTACCTAGTATGTATGACGTCTGGGTTTGACCATCAgcatcattaaaaaagaaaaaaaaaaacttaaatgaaGAGAATCTTTAAATTTTCCTGGGCATTCCTTATAGTTATCCTATAATTAGAATGTGAAACCTGAGACCAACTCTagtaaaataaattgtattttttttccttccttcccctaactcgattttgggggtggggttggggtgtttggttttttgttttgttttgttttgttttgtttttggagacagggtttctctatgtagctctggctgtcctgtaccATACACCAGGCTAGATCTAGCACTCGGGAGAGGGAGGCAAGAAGACAGTGAGACTGAAGGTAGCCTGGGCTACGGGACCAGAGCCTGTTTCAAGACAGGAAAGCAAAACAGCAAAAAGgaatgtgcgtgcgtgcgtgcgtgcgtgcgtgcgtgcgtgcgtgcgtgcgtgcgtgcgtgtgtgcgtgtgtgtgtgtgaggcgaTCGAGCCTGATGGCCGTGGGCACTTCCTTGCAGGGCTCTTTGTGCTGCTCACTCAGACGGAGCTGGCCCCGTTGGCTCTAAGGACAGCACTAGCGGTATTTGGCGTGGCGTCCTTTGGTGAAGGAGTCTGCGCTGGGCTGTTAACACTCCTGGCTTCAGACTGCGTATGCTTTTTACTATTTGTGCATTAATTTACCCATGTGTGTCATTGCATGCATGCCACAATATCCGAGTgggggccagaggacaacttgtgggtgCTGGGTCTCCTctgaggatcaaattcaggttatcCGGCTCAGCAGCAGACTTCCTGGCGAGCCATCTCACCGGTCCCTGTTTTGGTATCTTACTCTGAACAATTggttacattatttttcttttctttcccttttttttttggggggggaagggagtgtgtgttgagacagggtttttctgtatagccctggctgtcctggaactcattctttagaccaagctgttcttgaactcagagttccacctgcctctgcttcccactcGCAGGGATTCAATGTCGAGTGCCACCAACACCCAGCTAccattactttttaatatttattatctaCTTATGTTGAAAATAGAGATACATAGGCATGGAATTTAAATAATCAGATACACCACAGTTATTCTAGAAAAGTCAAAGCTTTCTGGGGGCCAGAGGGAGAGCTCCATGGGAAAGTGtgagaggacctgaatttgacccTCAAAGCATGGGAAAGCCGGGTATGGGGTACATGTGGTACTTGTAGTCCCACtgttggaggaggggaaagacAGGCATATTCTGGGGCTTAAAGTCCAGCCAAGTCTAACAGGTTGAGATCCCATCTTAAGGAGGCAAATAACATTCCTGAGGATGCCTGCTTCTACATGTAAGtgtacacttgcacacacatgtacacacatgtacacacatgtacaccattttgtttgttgttggtagtGACGGTGACTTTGCTTTTGTtgcttgtgtttttgagacagggtctctctatgtagccttggctggcttagaactcagagatctacctctacctccagagtgttgggctgaaaggcatgagccatcacacTCGTCATGAGATTTTCTTATTGTGGGTGAATCCCatgttaatagaaaaaaatatgtatatgtacatattttaaaaagaattctttatttattttagtatatgggtacactgtcactgtcttcagacaccccagaaggcagcatcagatcccattacagatggttgtgagctaccatgtggtttttgggaattgaactcaggacctctagaaaagcagtcagtggagccatctctccaacccgaattttaacttttaaaaaatttaaaaagtgtatcacatttgtgtgtgtgtgtgtgatgtgtatatggaAACATATGCCGTGGCAAGCATGTGGCGGACAAGTCTATGGAGTAGACAAGGCTATGCTCTCCTTCTAACCAGGCagtattgaactcagatcatcatcaggtttggtggcaagcacctttgctcactaagccatctcactggccctaagaacattttaataatattaaagaCAGTAAATGTCACAAGACACATGTAGCACACGTGCCTGTGACTGTGGggcttgagaagcagaggcagcaggattgCAAGAACTAgggaagcctgggctacacagaaacactATGTCACAACCCAAACAAAGCTAAATGTAGTGTAcccctttaagcccagcacttggtaggcagaggcaggtggatctctatgagttttgagtccagcctggtcttagtgagttccaggacagccagggcagcacAGCGAGACCCTTGTTGAAACaacacaaccaaaccaaacctaaacCAAACCCCACTGGCTAAAGAACAGAGATatttctgatggtgttttgtttctCATACAGGAGAAAACCACCCCTGAACTTTACTACCTATCTGTGGTGCTGTCAGTGGGCAGCCTGGTATCCACGGGTGAGTCAAAACACCTCCCAAGCCCCTATCCAGACCCCCTTGCAGACCCCTCAAGGGAAGACACTGTGTGAGCTCAGAGGCCCCAGCTCCTCTTACtgcagaactcacagagacagagtGTTAAAGACAGGAAAGGGAGGCTTTGGATGGGATGTAAAGAAACTTCCTGGGACGCAGCTCAGTTGGGAAGAGTGCCAGCCAGCACAGCTGAGGTCCGGGGCTCAGCCACCAGCACCACCCTATGCCCAGGTGGTGACACACAGGTTGGCAGTCCCAGACACTccagaggaggtagaggcagagatggagacaggtggTTTTCTGTGAGtcggaggctagcctggtctacctaatGAGTTCTAGGAACTATgtaatagagaaaccctgtctcaaagttaGATCTTCCACAGCAGCTTTAGTTAGCTGCATTGGATCTGCACAGGACTGGGCCTCTTAACATCCCGTCATCATGGCCAGAGGAGGGGGCTCATAAGGCCTcaccccttccctccccaggGTGCACACTATTGGCAGTTAATGGTAGctggagagggagtcagatttttcTTTGGTTGTAGGCACTGGTAAGGCGCCTTGCTCACACACCTCCTCACCCCCCATTTATGCAGGCAACATTAATTAAAGCCTCTAggccacaaagaaaacaaaacaaaaaaaagtcatgGAAGTTGGGTGGGATGTgttggggaagaaaggttttGAGGTGGGAGAGGGGGTAAGGCAGTACTGCGGGAACACGATCAACAAACATTTATATATGCCATCCCCTTGTGTATGAACTTTTGAAGGAATACGTTTTTAAAAGCATCCTTCTCACCTGAGTCCTGCTCCACCTTATTAGACACTGTGCTCTGTCCTGCAGTGCTTTTTTCTGGCATGGGGCTCATCTGGCTGTCCAAAGTGACCTGCCCAAGACCAGATGCTAAGCCAACAGTCTGAAGCTAGCCCATAGGTCCTGCTGGTTTCCTGCCTCATTTACACACCTGGGCTGACTGAGTCCGCCCCAGCATTACCACTGTGTACCGTCAAGCATCTCACAAGATGACCTAGCTGCCATTTCTACATAAAATGTCTGCTGCACATCATAACCACGCAAAAAGCAtgccaagactagccatcatagaAGTTGCTTAATGAGTGCTGAAGAAGCGGGAAACGATTGGTCAACTGATACCACAGGATCGCCATTAAAAACACCTTCATACGAAGGAGGAGTGAGTGTCTACACAATACTCTCAAGATTGCTACAATGACTTCCTATAAACCTCGGATCTTATAAAATAGGGACATTAGAATCTGAGCCGATGACACCGGCAGAAGTGGACATTGTCAAAAGAAATCGCTCATCTCAGCAAAGTGAAGCTTCACAGGAAAACAGTCGTGCAGACCTAAGATCTCACCAAGATCAATCTATACATTCTTTACGTTGTGGGAACTTTTGGATAAAGAGAATCTCTTTATGGGTTACAACAATCTTTCATATTACTACAGCCAATTATTTTGTAGAACATATAGCCAGTGTCTGAGCCTCactctgctgctgtgacaaaacactctgaccaaaagcaacttggggaggaagggttcTTTTgccttatacttccaggtcagtccatcactgaaagaaTTGGGGCACGGGCTCTAGGAGGAACCTGAAGCAGACACTACTGAGGAATGAATGCTGCTGCCTCCTGGCttaaactcagtctgtagaccagactggccctgaactcagagatatcaTTCCATCTCTGCCTCTTTAGTGCCAATGCCCAGCACCTAGGAAGctggctttcttatacagcccagtacatcagggtggcctcgaactcagaaatccacctgcctctgcctcccgagtgctgggatcaaaggcctgcgccaccacgcccggcttaactATGAACTtctaacaccccccccccttcaaCTTCACAAAGGCATCACTGTAAGCTATAACCTTTCGATTTCTTGTCTCCAAAGTCCCTGTTAACattataaaacaaaagcatagaCCAACTT
It includes:
- the Tmem274 gene encoding predicted gene 13097, with the translated sequence MIHFCLVHTAYRLHCWLPRSHRLSQVTVLLLGISTLTLQFYVLLRPRSSRFCSQPLLANLVGSMVFTLLTLGLFVLLTQTELAPLALRTALAVFGVASFGEGVCAGLLTLLASDCEKTTPELYYLSVVLSVGSLVSTVLFSGMGLIWLSKVTCPRPDAKPTV